One Clarias gariepinus isolate MV-2021 ecotype Netherlands chromosome 5, CGAR_prim_01v2, whole genome shotgun sequence genomic region harbors:
- the arl4cb gene encoding ADP-ribosylation factor-like 4Cb: MGNGFSNISAFQSLHIVMLGLDSAGKTTVLYRLKFNEFVNTVPTIGFNTEKIKLSNGAAKGISCHFWDVGGQEKLRPLWKSYSRCTDGIIYVVDSVDVDRLEEAKTELHKVTKFAENQGTPLLVIANKQDLPRSLPVADIEKQLALNELTPSTAYHVQPACAIIGEGLHEGMDKLYEMIVKRRKALKQKKKR; this comes from the coding sequence atggggaACGGCTTTTCCAACATATCCGCCTTCCAGTCCCTTCACATCGTGATGCTCGGGCTGGACTCGGCAGGCAAGACAACCGTCCTCTACAGACTGAAGTTCAATGAGTTTGTCAACACCGTACCCACGATCGGGTTCAACACCGAGAAGATCAAGCTGAGCAATGGTGCAGCGAAGGGCATCAGCTGCCATTTCTGGGATGTCGGCGGCCAAGAGAAGCTGCGTCCGCTCTGGAAATCGTATAGTCGCTGCACGGACGGCATCATCTACGTAGTGGACTCGGTGGACGTTGACAGGCTCGAGGAGGCCAAAACCGAGCTGCACAAGGTGACCAAGTTTGCAGAGAACCAAGGAACACCGCTCCTAGTCATCGCCAATAAACAGGATCTGCCCAGGTCTCTGCCGGTGGCCGATATTGAGAAGCAGCTGGCACTGAACGAGCTGACCCCGTCCACGGCATACCACGTTCAGCCTGCTTGTGCCATCATCGGCGAGGGGCTTCACGAAGGCATGGACAAACTGTACGAAATGATCGTGAAGCGACGAAAAGCCCTGAAGCAGAAAAAGAAGCGATAA